Within the Vanacampus margaritifer isolate UIUO_Vmar chromosome 8, RoL_Vmar_1.0, whole genome shotgun sequence genome, the region CAGGATCgtagaggaaaaaacaaaacaatttaacaCACCACTAAATAATCAGACAGGATAATCCATCAAATACAGCTGATAACGGGGCTGTGAACTTTGATCAGAAGAGGtcgaaaatgctcaaaatccaCCTGATTATTGTTACGCGTGTACCCTGCTTACAACGTGTTCCAGGTTTTTCAACTGAAGTCTTTTTATTTGGATGTGCAGTTCAAACTGTGGCCATCAGCTCATTCCACCCTGACAAAAGCAAACcagagtccattttaaaaaattgcctaTCAATATCCAAGAGATAACCCTTGACCCGAAGCCATTCTCTGCTCTAATTTGCGATGTCATAAATTAGCCGGCACAATGGTGGGAGGGAACACGGAGCTCAGATGGAGCGAGCCCACCCACCTCGGTCGGTCGGGGGAAGAAATCTGATTAGATGATAGGCAGATGGCCAAAACATCTGCCCGCGAGTGTGTGTGCTGCGAGACGTCACTCTCAATCAATGAACAAATTCATCAGGGGTTAGGACAATTGTAGGTATCGACCTCCGTGGGAACAGTTTAAGGGAGGCCCTTTTCGGTTCATAAAGTCCTGTTTGGTGTAGAAGAAGTCTTTGCAGTATCAGAATCTCATTATTCCATCCATCTAGAGTTTGGTGATAAGGAAAatatctctctctatctatctatctatctatctatctatctatatatatatatatatatatatatatatatatatatatatatatatatatatatatatatataataaaataatctattGCAATATAAGCCTTGTAGATATTGATGTAGATATTTTCAGTTATTCTATAAAAAATGATACAACGCACAattttgaaatgccattaagcaGACCTACATCAAGTAACAAATGCACCCAGTAGtgctgctatatatatatataactagactaagtgcaatttctgcagaaattgtgtgggaaagctgaatgctaagttgaatgcttatgaagaaAAGAGAAAGTATGTGAAAATCGCAAAGTATTAATTAACCTGAACTGCATTCTGTcaaaggtgggatttgaaccatcGCCTCCTGTTCAGAGCTCCGCTGCACTGGCTGAAGAGTTGTGCAAGTGGGGTTTGAACCGAGATCTTGCGGTGTGGCAGGCGATTGCTCAAACCACTGTTCCATTACTGCCGTAGAAGAATCTGCGACATTGTATGTAATTGTAGTGAATACGTCAGTACGTACTGAAAGCTTGCGTTGAACttgaattttgaatatagaatggattaaaaacgtaactcattcactgccataaattcattaaaaataagattattaaaaattaaatttttttaatcgtaattaatcgcatgacttcactagttaactcacgattaatcacaaattgtatgtctgttctaaatgtagaataaaaaattctaggttttcatactcttgttaacaaaagtggaatgaaatgttgaactaatagaaatagttcaaattaattttggacgcTTATAGACGTCAATAGTAgggaatgaataataaaaaaaaattaaaaagattataaaaaatttggagcatcaggcgatttaaaatctttaatcgtaattaatcgcatgacttcactagttaactcacgattaatcacaaattttatatctgttctaaatgtacaataaaaaaatctaggttttcatactcttgttaacaaaagtggaataaaatgttgaactaatagaaatagttcaagtgatttttttacgtttatagtcgtcaatggcagtgaatgagttaataatgacaAATAACATCAAAAGTAACGgatgtgaaataatttgacaatgattagtattcaatattgcatttgtactaaAGAGTTGCCCAAGTGGTGTTTGAACCCAGGTCTCCCCCCCTTTTTGATTGGCAGCCGACCCGATGGTGACTCGGTGCCGCTTCACTCCTCGTCTCTCCTCCGTGTTCTTCTTCCTCCCTTTCCCCCCGTGACCCTCCTTTGCTAATTATTGATGGCCTGATGCGTCTTTGCAAGGAAATAGCAAAGTTCaccctgcgtgcgtgcgtgcgtgcgtgcgtgtgtgtgtgttgaaggcGTGCTTCATAGCAGCTGAGTGGAGGTGAGCAGCAGCTGTGTGTTCTCCTCAAGGTGGTCAGGAACACTTCAGGTTTTGTATCTGTTCTGATCTTATTTTGCGTATGATGGTACTTGCTGCAGTGTGCTTAGCATAGCCGATTTGGCCGTTCTGAGGTTTTAGGTTCGAATCTTGGGTCACAGACTTTGTTGTATATGTTGTGATCCCTAAGATACATACCAGGGTAAGCACTGGTCTCACTTAAAAGGCGATTCACGGCAATTCCCAAGAGGGCCTTCGCTCTGCCTCTTGCTCGGGCCCgaattaataatttaatggCAACAAATGAGTCCAATGGCTAGAAATTCTCATCAGAAATAGTACATATTGGTAGTAATTCTATAATGTTCATAATGAcagcatacatttcaaatcaaaatgtgaTCTTTTAGCAAGTATTTGTATCCATGGTTCGAATCTCGTGATAAGTCGCCCCATTATCGATCAACCGCGATCAATTTTCGACCCGAGATATCATTCGTGTGACGGCTGACTGGCTTCGCCTTTTTATGACCACCGTATATCTCTCTGCATGCTTCGTATCTCCGCCAAGATCGCCTCCGCCCTTTTTGTAATCAGCTGCTCAAACACTCGCCTCGAGCTTCACAAGACCTCCGCTAAGGTTTTTCATGCCGTTCGTACGCTCCAAAAACAGCGTTATTATGTTCTTTATCGTCCTGGTAGGTGTTGGTTTTAGCTAAAGGCTGGATTTGCACTGCAGATCCAAGAACtcagggcttttactttctggacctggatttgccacctctggtctcTGTAATGTGATGTGgctgtaaatttaaaaaaaaaaaaaaaaaagggaagggggggggggcagtaagCTAGCAAAAAATgaggaagaaaacaaatgtCTTTAAAGAGTCTCTTTAGAAATGAGAAAAGGCCAAAAGCTAAGACAAAAGAAATGAAAGCTGTGTTTTAGAGACAATATGAGAAGACCCActtaaaatatgcaaattaatccttcaaaactgcccaaaaaagCAATGAAAACCATGCTTCAGTttacaaattcaatttttttttaatggggatttgtcaaccaaaacaaaattacATACTACTTCTACTGGACTATTATACCCAAGATAGGGACCGAAAAGAAACCAGTGCAAGGCACCCACTGAATACAGCTACTTTCAacgtaaagattttttttgtttgtttccatatCGGCCCATCAAAATATtgcataactcattcactgccattgatgactattggcgtcaaaaagtcatttgaactatttctattagtttaacattttttccacttttgttaacaagagtatgaaaacctagattttttttttgtacatttagaacagaaatataaaatttatgattaatcgtgagttaactatggaagtcatgcgattaattacaattaaaaaaatttaattgcctgacgcgatttaaaaaaaaagaaaagattattacaaattagtaGCGTCAGGcgctaattttttaaaatcataattaattgcatgacttcactgaaTACAGCTACTTTCaacataaagatttttttttttgattccaTATCGGTCCATCAAAATATTGcgtaattcattcactgccgttgatgactattgacgtcaaaaagtcatttgaactatttctattagtttaacattatttccacttttgttaacaagagtatgaaaacctagatatattttttttgtacatttagaacagaaatataaaatttatgattaatcgtgagttaactatggaagtcatgtgattaattacaatttaaaaatttaattgcctgacgcgatttaaaaaaagaaaagattattacaaattagtaGCGTCAGGcgctaattttttaaaatcataattaattgcatgacttcacgagttaactcacgattaatccaaaatgtcatatctgttctaaatgtacaataaaaaaattctaggttttcatacccttgttaacaaaagtggaaaaaaatgttaaaacagaaatagttcaaatggatatttgacgtctataaccgtcaatggcagtgaatgagttaatgtgaaaATGGTCCTTAGCACTATAAAGGTTGAGGACCGCTAGCTTAAACTGTCCAATGTAAATCCATCACTAAAAAGGGAGTctttaaaccaaaacaaaacctgAGGAGCTGAGAGGCGTAACCAGCCTTACGCCCAGAcagcaacacccccccccccgtgccCCCCTCTCACAACCGTCTCATTTCTCCTCCTGTGCCCCTCTGGCTCAGCGCTCTGTCAGAACCACTCCAGCTAAACAGCACAGGATTATCGCTCTCGCGctgagacacacaaacacacactggttTAGCGCTCTGGGTTGATTCCGGTTCCTTTCCTCGCTGATGCTCTCGTTGCTCCGAAGTGAAGGAGGTTGTTGTCCCAGACCACGTGTCTTCTTTCTCTCCTAGCCGCAGCCGGGGCCGCCGCTAATGGAGGACTGGGGGTAAGCTTTTGTTCAGGCAGGGGGCTGTGCCGGTCTTTGTCTTGTTGAGTTGATGCCTCTTGTTAGCTCACCATATCGGTCGTTGTGGTTCTTTCTCGGAACTCGGACCCTCGCTAAGAGATGAGCAGCATCGCCTTCGTTGTTTGTGTTATCAGCTCGGTAACGTTGGTTTAAAAGTCGGAACGAGCTCTGCCAAACAAAAGCTCCTCTCGGTGTGAGGTTGAATGGATTAAACAAGCGTGATAAACACTGTGTCTCGTCACCCAAAGACACCGAATGGGTTCGGACCACAAATTCTCAATGGAGTGGATTTTAGATTTGGGGGAAAtcctctctctctatttctctctcacATTTCAGTGACCTCTCTCACTTGCCACCTTCATTGTCAAAAGAGGTTGACCCAAATACCCACGCCGCTACCGCCCCACCCCCCGTCCGTCCCCAACCCACTGGTCTCCTATCAAAACACATCATCCTCTTTCTATTGTTTTGCATCTGTCGCACGTTCCTCGAAATGTTCCTCATCTGCAATGTTTTTCTCTATAAATGAGAGCtagactgttttctttttttttcgtcttAAAGACTTGGGCTGTGAACATCAACATTATTTTCCCTTCACttgttatccatccattttctatacagctTCTCCTCATTAGCATCGCAGGTTTTCTagagctgactttgggcgagaggtggAGTACTCCCTAGATAAGGGTTCAACaattccggtccttgagggccggattcctgcaggttttagatgtttttgcccactagcacaccggattcatacactctaaaaacagttgggttaaaaataacccaactatgggtcaaaaatggaccaatcctctacttgggtcaatttgacccaactttgaatcAAGAAATTGGcctttttgtgtaaaacaactccaatattggttagatcctttacttcagtaaaaaaaaaaaagggtcattttgtataaaacaacccaggaagtggatcggtccattttttaaaaatccataattgggttacttttgacccaactgtttttagggtGTAAAATTAGCTCATCAGCATATCTGaacctgatctttagtatcaggtgtgttggtaggcggaaacatctaaacctgcaggactccggccctcaaggaccggaattGGGGAACCCGGCCCTAAATGGACACACCAGCCGAACATACgtagacaaaaaaacattcacactcaaattcactactaaggacaatttagtcttcaattaactttCAATATTTTAAGAGAGAAAAGACCTAAACGAGAGAAACTAATGTTTGACTGATTTGCACACGATATTTTTGCGTCTACCAACCACGGAAAGCAAGCAATTAATGGAGGTCAGAACAATCCCACTCGTCTTTGAGCTTTTTTGTCTGATAGAGGTAACGTAGTTCTCGGAGAACGTCAGAATGTTGAATTTGTCCATCAAACAATTATTTGCACACGTGTGGAATGTTGCTTCCTGTCTTTATGCTAACACTTCAATATGCGCCCTAAAGAAATATTTACAGTCATTTCTAGCATGTGTAAGTGTAATAAAGGTACATGGATGGAAATGAGCACAGAGAGTCCCGTCAGCTAATTTGTCTGGACAACGTTTAACTGGATCTCGTTAACTCTTCATTCCAATTAATTTGCAACAACGGGCTTTGCGTTTTGTTGGCGACACAGTGACTCTGCAAGTTTAGGCTCCTCTCGTCCCTCAGGAAATGTCACCCGGGTCGATTCCAGAGAAGATTAATAGCCAGACTTTCCATATATTGATCTCGGCCAAAGGTGACTCGAAGCGTACGGAAAGCATTGCAGGATTCAGAATCTGCTTCTTTCCTTGATAGGGTTTCACTTTTAAAATGAGACTTTGTAACGGTTATCATCTTATGAATGATTGATTGTGCAAAGTTTCAAGATGAGACCAAACGAAACCTGAAAAGTAAAGCTAGATCATGCGCATAAGGTTGCATAAGTAATATGACTAAGTACGCAATCCTAAGGATTAAAATATGCAATGCGATATTAGAGAGAATCTTCTTATGAGGCAGGATTTTTCATATGCGTTTTCATCTCGCCCTCGCAGCGCGTGAGAGAAGCTAACCGAGACGCCATCGCTCCGCCCCCCTCCCCCGACCGCCACCATGTCTGGCGCCTTCGACGAGTCGGCCAGCCTGGAGGAAAACACCGACAGTTTCTGGGAGGTGAGAACGGCGGGAAAATGAAAGTCTTTGGTGATAAGACGTCAAAAAAGATGCGGGACCGCGGCGGGTCGAAAGAACTCTCAATTGAGGATTAATATACAATGTTTATTTATCATAGTCATCTTTCAGAAACCTGTGATACATTAGGCCATTGCTGACTTGAGTTGGAAGTGGGGAAAAAGGTTCAAATTTTCTAGATCCAAAAATGTTCCCGTGCTTCAAAAGTCAAAGATACAAAAGCTTCCTCAACCCCAGCATCGAGCGAGTGTACCCCAAAAGGTAACAACGTTGTGTGTGCTCATGACGACATGACATCACCGACTCGGGTTTCCGAGCACAAGCAAGGCGCAAGTAACTGGAGTTCCCGGTGGTTATTCATTATACATGAGAGCTCAACACTGTTGAGCAACAACGATGCCAAACGCTAGTTTAGTGGTTTTGCTCCATTCCGGCAAAACGGGGATGACAGAAATCTCTGACAAGAAGAAGATCAGGAAATGCTCAAATTCAGCCTTTTTAGTTTGACACGCGTGTTCTTAATTGAGGGAGAAACGACACGCGTGTGCGCTCCCACTCCGCAGTATTGCGTCATCGACGCATCATTCAGTTGCGCGTTTCGCTGGAGCAGCAAAGGTGTCGTCTTCCAGCCTGCCGCCGCTACATCACCGTGGCTCGCTGCATCGCGGCGCTGCAGTGCTGCTGACTCAGCTGCTCTGCCACGCCGACGGTTCGTCTGCGGGTGTGATGCCAGCACTTGTCCAGTTCACTTCAAGCAGGGGTGTGGCGGCGCTCGACATTCAAATACCCGCAGATGTCAACATTTCATGAGCTGAAGTTCACTTATTATTTTCAACTGGAACGTTATCTCGTTTGTATGCCAAACTTGTTATTGTGGTTTTAGCACAATTTTGCCCCCAATTATTACCATGGCACTTCCAAAGGCCAAAACCAATTCAGTTGATTCCTTCAAAGCACCTAAAACTGATTTGTACTTAAGATAAACCTTAgtcaatacattaaaataatcaGTACTCCTTGCTTCCCGTTCTTTTACTCTCGACGTTTTTAGACAATTAAATGCTACCAACTGTAGGAACGGTTTTGTGGAAGACCCTATTCTGCATTTTGGGGATGACTGTGCCCTATTGCACGAAGGGTTCGATGGGTTCGGTGCAGAGAAACTTGAGAGGACTTTCCACACAGTAAAGGTTTATGATTGGTTGGTCGGAATAAGAGTTGGATTTAGTGGTTATGTTTAGCGGGTATGATTAAGGTAATGAGTTGGTGTGTGAATctttgattcagatttttgggtgtgcgattcgattcagaatcgattttcgattaagagtgatttttgattcaaaatgatttgattgacaatgatttttgctaccatttatagatgttcaaggaatcgtaatgatctactccagtctgactcgctaatgctaattagcgctctactcgcggcacttttatcactcaagcTGCaggctgaaaaataaaaacatttattggaataacttgatcgtgacttttttccttctacgctctgatgtggctacaacttaacagtgtattagaccgcgtggaaccacactgcccccaagtggccaaatcaggtgCAACATGAATGGCgttcccaataaaggcacacacaaacaaaggaatgatagtataaaataatttaaataaaatcgattttggagcatttaaaatcgattttgaatcgtactaaatgagaatcgcgattcttatgaaaatctgtttttggcacacccctagtaatgaGTATGGGTAGGGTACAGGTTGGGCTTAGTGGTTATATTTAGGGGGTATGGTTAGGTTTATTGTTATGTCGTATAGATTGGATGTTCTTTGGGTTTAGGTTTTAGGTTTGTATTTAGGGTCATGGTTAGCGGAAAAGGGTTACCATTAGGCAATTTGGTTAGGTTTTGATAGTGGGGTTGTTGTGCGTTACAGGGTTTGGTTTAGAGATTACGTTTAGTGCTATGGTTGCGTGGTAGACTTCTCAGAAGACTGTAAGCTGTTTAAGCTGCAATGGGAAATTACCTCCAAATATTCACGTTTTCACTTCCTGTAGGTGTATTACAACAATGTTCAATGCGAGTTAGTAGAATATTCTGTTCCATTGGAAAGGTGGGGAACTACAAACGTGCAGTGAAGCGAATCGACGATGGTCATAGGCTCTGCAATGACCTCATGAATTGCATTCAGGAGCGAGCTAAGATCGAAAAAGCCTACTCCCAGCAGCTGACTGAGTGGTCCAAGAGATGGAGACAGCTAGTGGACAAAGGTCAGAGGTGTCTCAAGCTCACAGGTCTATGAAATTTAGCTCTTCAATTACGTAAAAAACTTGCCGTTCCCTTGCACCAGGTCCTCAGTACGGTACGGTAGAACGCGCTTGGACGTCGCTGATGTCTGAGGCGGAGAAGGTCAGTGACCTTCACCACGAAGTGAAGAACAACCTGATGAGCGAGGACTTTGAGAAGGTGAAGAACTGGCAGAAAGACTCGTACCACAAGCAGATGATGGGAGGCTTCAAAGAAACCAAAGAGGCAGAAGAGGGATTCAAGAAGGCCCAAAAGCCCTGGGCTAAAAAATTGAAGGAGGTAAGGGAACCTGAGGAGAAGAATGTTCCTGTATTAGAATATCAACTGTGAATAAAAGGCAAATGGACTTTAATTGGTCGCTGTATGTGGGATACCCTTAACTAGTTGACAAACATTTCTTTTGTCACATTTCCCATCAGCTTGAGGCCGCCAAAAAGTCCTACCACGTGGCCTGCAAAGAGGAGAAGCTTGCATCTACCAGAGAGTCCAACGGCAAGAGCGACGCCTCAGTGACTGCTGACCAACTGAAGAAACTCCACGAGAAAGTGGACAAGTGCAAACTGGATTCACAGAAGGTGAGAACGTTCAGAAGCTTCTCTCATCTCCCCCGAAAGACGCAAAAAGATATTTCCTTCAAAGCAAAACCTGCACGGTTGTTATCAACGTTGTTAATGTGTGACTCAACCGCACCCTCACCGCCTCTCTTGCCCTCCGAGTCTTTGTCACGACTCCAACTTCGGCAGATCTCTGCCGACCTTCACCCCGTTGAAGGGCGATTCCTTATTTGTGTCTTATCTTCAGGCCAAGGAGAAGTACGAAAAAGCTCTGGATGAGCTCAACAAGTGTACGCCTCAGTACATGGAGAGTATGGAGCAGGTCTTTGACCAGAGTCAGCAGTTTGAAGAGAAGAGGCTGAGCTTCCTCAGAGAGGTGCTGCTGGACGTCAAACGCCACCTGAACCTCACAGAGAACCAAAGGTTTTGTGACCAAGTCAGATACGACAACCTTTATTTAAGAACAACACTCTGAAACCCGGTTCTCTTTGCAGTTATGCGTCCGTGTACCAGGAACTTGAACATGCCATCACATCGGCCAGTGCTCAAGAAGATCTACAGTGGTTCAACAACAACCACGGCCCCGGCATGCACATGAACTGGCCGCAGTTTGAGGTGTCCGGCATCCGTGCACCACCAGATAGCTAGCGAGCATTCCAATCGTTTACACTTGTTTATTTTGCAGGAGTACAATCCGGAGCTTACCCACAGCATCACGAAGAAGGAAAAGTCCAAGAAAGGCAGCGATTCCATCACGTTGACGAATGTGACAGCGACGGCTGACCAGGCCCAAGCTGGAGACCAGGGCAGGTGAGAGAGTTTTTTTCTGTGGGTCCTAGTATGCGACTGAGAGTGACTTCTTGTACTATATGACAATTATGTCGCTGCACAAACGAGTTAATTTCGAGCTATCACACAATCAATCTTGAAGCGTTGTATGTCGGGACTGTTGTAAACCGTTGATTCCCTCTTAGAATCAGGTCATCAGGGACTTTcctcttaaatgtttttaaagtcttctgttcatgtgttttaatgttgtCGATGTATGTTCTTTTCAGTCTTTTTTGtaagctacttttgttttctccgaTATGCCTCTGAATGTCAATAacttgtgtttgttgatgcttgtaTGTGTTGTGTTCTTTGCTTGTGTAAAGCAACCTTGTATACCAAATGTGCCCTAGAAATAAAACTGCCTGGACTTGCTTTTGTCAATGgacatttactgtacatgggGCGGGTTGGCGGCTCAGTAGCATTGCTAGTCGCGTTCGAGATCGACGCCATTTGATTTGTGTCGAAGATCCAGTAGCCCTGCCTAAGGACTTGGACTCGGGACAGAGGAGCTGACTTGTACGACACTTGGAATTTTCCACTATCACAGGTTGTCGGTGTGCCAGATCAGTACCAGGGACCTTCGTGATGGTGCACCAACAGCGATTGGATATGATACGGTGCTAAATTAGGCATAGGCTTGATTGATTGGCTGACAGAATTAATTGGTACAGTTCACACAACAAGCACAAATCAGAGCGATTTACCATGCCAAAGTTGGTCAAAACATGTCTTCTGGCTGGTATTCAGAGATTCTGGGACAATAAAAGTCTCTTCTTCTTTGGTCTTTCTTTGGTTCTTGTAGCGTGAGCAGCTACGAAAAAAATCAGGTGCACAGGGCCTCCAATGAGTGGTCAGACGAGGACCAGACGGCGCCAAACTCAGCCAGCGACACCAACGGCGGCGCCAACCCCTTTGACGAGGACTCGACCGGTGGTGTGAGGGTGCGGGCATTGTACGACTATGAGGGACAGGAACAAGACGAGCTCAGTTTTCGAGCAGGTACGCGTCACATGATAACTCAAGGTGTCCTCGGTTCATAACTGAAATGTGTTGCTACTGCGGGGACGTCACCCACATTTTTTCACAAGCGAGCGACCCCATAGTTATTGCTTTTTACTTTGCCATTGTAAAACTGTTTTACGTTCTCAACAAAGGTGATGAACTGACgaagctggaggaggaggacgagcagGGCTGGTGCAAAGGTCGCCTGGACAGCGGTCAGCTGGGTCTCTACCCGGCCAACTACGTAGAACCGATCTAACGCTCCCACTGCCATGGACACTGGGACAAACTCTTAACTGGACTTAACTGTCCAGGCGTGGATGCACATTGACCACCTCCGCGATTTTTCGAGCACCCGAACTTGGTTTCCCCATTAAGGGTCATTTGACTCctgattttgcatttttatgatACGGTCTTCAAAGCGGTGCCTGGATTAGCAAGAACGAGCTATGCATTGTGCATTCCATGTGCTGTATATAtttacgttgttttttttttttctaccatcTGGATGCTTGTACAGTATTCACGCCTCATGAGTTTTCTGTCATTGTGAGATCTTGACATACTTAGCCTTAAAGGAATAGTCCAGTTTGAGAGTTCATGCTACAGACAGGttagcattcacactcacacatttTGTTTCGATTTTTTGCTTAGTGTCTTCTAACAGCCAACATGGTGAACTTCGGCAGATCGTGAAATGTTTAGAAAATTCACAACATTCATAATGCCGCCTAGTGTTGTGACAAAGGGGTTGTCACCCATTAGCCTGTGTTTGCCATCTTAGCGCTAAGATAAGATAACCAGGCACTAGAAGTTGTCGAGAAAAGGTTTGTGATCATGGAAGTATGCAAAagtactgacttttttttccttttttatttttatttttatcgttTCAACATGTAACACCACGTGTTCAGCTATGGCGGACCATATTTTCTATCTTTGTTCTAAGGTAAGCTTGTCAGGTGCAAGAGGAGATTTTTGTTAACACAGCACAAATATACAAACATAATCTGTTTTTATGCATTCCAACATCTAACGCCACGTGTTGATTTTGTGCCACAACGATAGATAGCAAGAAGAAAGAGAAAATTGCTAGCAGTTTACTTAGCCTCACATGTTttctatagctagctagctagaaagcATACTTACTATAGCTTCTAAGCTAAGTTAACCAGTATACTTTGCCACCATTGTTGTGTCCCATATTTCCTTCCTGTGATCCACTCACTGTTGTATTAACGGTATACATTATTGTATAAATATGATAACAACGGTGGCAAAAATGTATAAGTAGTATATTTATACCCATTCCAATATTTAACCAGATGTGGGTAACCTTTGGTAGACctgaaaatgtttgcaaattagATGACCTAGTCGTCATCTATTATGCCATCTAGCGTGACAACAGACAAAAGTTGGTTTAATGGCAAGAACACAGAAACGAGGCAAATTGGCAAGTTTTCTATCtttatgctaagctaagctaaccaGTATATATCCGCCCTGCCCTCATATGCAGCTGTCATGAGAAATATTGTAACAGTAATGGTAGAAAGATTTTTACTTTTTCCCAAATCTCATACCAGATGTGTTAAACatctctggatttttttttttttcaatatgtgAAGTTtgtaatgctaacatgtagccaCCTAGCATGCTGATGGTAGGAACATAGAAAAGCGGGAAATCTCTCGCTGGCTATACAGCCACATTTAACGA harbors:
- the pacsin1b gene encoding protein kinase C and casein kinase substrate in neurons protein 1, with product MSGAFDESASLEENTDSFWEVGNYKRAVKRIDDGHRLCNDLMNCIQERAKIEKAYSQQLTEWSKRWRQLVDKGPQYGTVERAWTSLMSEAEKVSDLHHEVKNNLMSEDFEKVKNWQKDSYHKQMMGGFKETKEAEEGFKKAQKPWAKKLKELEAAKKSYHVACKEEKLASTRESNGKSDASVTADQLKKLHEKVDKCKLDSQKAKEKYEKALDELNKCTPQYMESMEQVFDQSQQFEEKRLSFLREVLLDVKRHLNLTENQSYASVYQELEHAITSASAQEDLQWFNNNHGPGMHMNWPQFEEYNPELTHSITKKEKSKKGSDSITLTNVTATADQAQAGDQGSVSSYEKNQVHRASNEWSDEDQTAPNSASDTNGGANPFDEDSTGGVRVRALYDYEGQEQDELSFRAGDELTKLEEEDEQGWCKGRLDSGQLGLYPANYVEPI